The DNA region CTTGATAAGAAACTGAACTTTATCACCTTCCTCGACATTCTTAATAATCTTCTGGCAGTCTGCAACTGAGCTGACCGACTTGTGCTTGATTTCAGTAATAATATCATTTTTCTGGATACCCGCTTTGTCCGCCTTGCTTCCAGCCTTGACGTCGACCACAATAACACCGGCATCCTGATTAATATTTAACTTTTCAGCCAGCTGCGGGGTAATATTTGCAATCGCAATCCCCATGTTAGCCGACTCCTTATCTTCCTTTGCCCCTTTTCCATGAAGCGCTGCTTCATCCCGTTTTGCAATTTCAACCGTGAGGGTTTTGGTATCACCATCCCGGTAAACTTTAATTTTTGCCTTTTCCCCGACAGAAAGGTTAGAAATCTTATTGGAAAGCTCCCGGGCGGAGTCGACTTTTTTGCCGTTGACAGAGATAATTATATCATTGGGCTTCAAGCCGGCTTTGTCTGCCGGATCTCCCTTGAATACGCGGGTAACGAGGACTCCGTGATCGACATCATAATACGCCTTCAGATCTTTGTCTAAACTTTGAATGCCAACACCTAACCAGCCCCGGGTAACTTCCCCGCTTTCTTTAAGTTGGGCTACAATGTCCTTGGCCATGCTTGAGGGAACGGCAAAACCGATGCCTTCACCAGCGGCCAGGATAGCGGTATTGATGCCTATAACCTCGCCCTTCATATTAAGGAGTGGCCCACCGCTGTTTCCGGGGTTAATGGAGGCATCGGTTTGAATGAAATCATCATACGGACCGGCGCCGATCACCCGGCCTTTTGCGCTGATAATGCCGCTGGTAACCGTATGTTCAAGCCCAAATGGATTGCCGATCGCGAGCACCCATTGTCCGATTGCCATTTTGTCTGAATTTCCCAGTTCAAGCTCTGGAAGCTTTTTGTCCGAATCGATTTTAAGTAAGGCCAGGTCTGTTGGGGGATCACTGCCGATAATTTCTGCCGAATACTCTTTGCCGCTTTTTAGTTTGACCTTGACTTGGTCGGCATTCTTGATGACATGATAATTGGTTACAATATAGCCTTCTGTATCTATAATAAATCCGGATCCCAGGCTTCTTTGCTGGAACTGCTGTTGCGGCAGGTTGCCGAAAAATTTTTCAAAAAATTCTCTTAATTGTTGCTGATTGCCCTGGGGCCCCTGAAAAAAATACTGAAAGGCCTGGCCCGGCTGACTCTCGATAGTCTTAACAGTCCGAATGTTAACCACCGCCGAACTTGCCTTCTCCGAGAGTTTTGTGAAGCTCTGCGGGCTGATTTGCGCTGTCGATGCGTTTGTGTCATTCGCCCAAAATAACGCAGGAACGACAAGAAATATCGCAACAATCAATAAAGAAAAAATGATCTTTTGATAACGTTTAATTTTTTTGTTTCCTCGGATAAAGTGCATTGTCAATCTCCTTCTGACTTTTTTGCATTCAGGTGATTCGGTCAATCAGCAATTAATCATCATCAAGCGTAATGACGGAGTCCGCTATCAGTTCCTGCTTTTCCCAGAAATCACTGCTCATTTCACCGGTGACGCTCACGTAGTCGCCTTCTTCAACATTTTGATAGCCTTTGTTATCCAGGGGATTGTAGGGCATCTTTCTGGTATCAATGCGAAGTTCCTGTTCACCCTCATCGATTATGAATTCCCTTCCTTCAACATCTGATACAGTGCCTCGAACCGTGGTTGCTCCAGGCTCAACCGGCGTGGTGACCCAGTAATCGCTGCCGCCATATTCTTTATCACCTTCTTCATCTGTGTCACTGGCATAGAAATAAGTGCCCATGTTTTCGACATAAACACTGCTGGCCTCGATCGTGTCTGTTGAATACATGTTATCATCGACTTCGCCATAGACGGTGACGCGGTCGCCTTCAAGCTTTTCTCTGTCTTTTTCATACCATTGCCAGCCATCCATTTCCACGGTAATGATATTATCGCCATAATCCAGTGTAAACGATTGGGGCGTTGTTTCTATGGCCGTGCCATCAATGCTGATCCATGTTTCGTCGGGCTCAAGATACGGATCCTCTTCCGTTTTTTTTGCATACGCATTGCCGACAAAAACCGTCAGCCCAAAGATCAGTATCAGCATAAGTCCAATTCCCTTTAAGCTGAAACGTCTCATTTTTAACCTCCTTATTTTTTGTTCAAAATTTACAAATTTTACCCAATGGGAATGTCTTTTGGGTTCCCAAAAAGCTTAATTTATTTATTCACTGATAAAAGCAAATCACATGCCAAGATTATGGCTACCGGTATGAAGGGGTTGAAAAGAGGCGTCGGGTTTGAGTGGATTGAAATTTGCAAGACAAAAAACAGGCCATATTGCAATTTGCAATACCTGGAAGATAGAAACACCTTTACAATTAATGACCGCCACCCCTTTGATTGTATGCAACTTTAAATAATTCTGTTTGAATCTTTGTGTTTATTGATTGCTGGCATTACCTTTGCTGAAAATAGGCAGAGCAAAATTTTCAACAAAAGTAGGATTGAATTGCACTAAAAACAAACTTAACCTGTTTTCGGGTTCAGGATAGGTCAGGATCGAAAGTCAATTTTCTCAATTATCGAATAGAGTTGCATGTTTGTCTACTCATGGGAGGAAAACGGTTATGAAGAATCTATTCTATCTGGCGTTAATCACACTGGCGGAAGCCACCATCGGAGTATTTGTCAAACTGGCCGGAGATGCCATACCGGTCTTTACCCTAAACTGCTACCGGGTCGGGTTTGCTTTTTTATTCCTGTTGGCAACGGTTCCTTTCATCAAGCGCGATTTCTGGGAGATGGACCGGGATGACATCAAGCCGTTGTTCTTTATCGGTCTGTTCATTGCCCTGCAGATCAGCCTGTTCAACATCGCCATGACCCTGGCGCCCATTGCCAACGTGGTGATTTTTTGGAGTGTGGCCCCCTTTTTCGTCTTTATCTTCTCCTGGTTTTTCCTTAAAGAAAAGGCCCGGAAATCCCACATCCTGATTTTCATCATCGCCCTGGCCGGCATTTTTATCGCCAAACCCCTAAAAGGAACGGCCAACCTGGGCAATGCCATCGCCCTGTGCTCCGGGCTGACCTATGCGGCCATGGTCACCTACATGCGGTATGAAGGACGCGATGAATCCCCCAGCATGGTGGTCTGGTACATGGCCGTCGCCACCCTGCTGCTTTCGCCGGCCCTGTTTATTTTCGGGCCGGGAGAAGTATTTCTGATGAAAAGCTACCCTGCCATAGGTGTCAATCTGCCGATTATGCTGTGGGTAATGTGCCTTGGCGTTTTTTCCACCGGTGTGGCCTATCTGTTCATCTCGCTGGTGCTGCAGCATATCTCAGCCAATGTCTACTCTCTGGTGGATATCATCGTCTCGCCGGTCGTCGCCGCTGCTTTCGGCTACCTGGTATTTAATGAGGTTCCATCCATAAACCTCATCTTTGGTGGGATTTTGTTGTTGGCCTCAGGTTTCTGGCTGAGCTGGGACATGCAGAATCGGGAGCGGACCTAAATCCTCAGACCGGGTATACAGAGGACGATTCCGAAAAAGGCCAGTTTTTTCTTATTTTACTGCACCGGCCCATCGGCGAAGGTCGTATACAATGCGGATAAGGATGGGAAGCAGAAAAAGCAGGACAAAGCTGGCAAATAAAAGACCGAATGCTAAACTAATGGCCATTGGAATAAGAAACCGGGCCTGAAGACTGGTCTCCAGAAGCATGGGCAGAAGGGCGAGACTGGTGGTCAGCGT from Desulfobacterales bacterium includes:
- a CDS encoding DegQ family serine endoprotease, whose protein sequence is MTESPECKKVRRRLTMHFIRGNKKIKRYQKIIFSLLIVAIFLVVPALFWANDTNASTAQISPQSFTKLSEKASSAVVNIRTVKTIESQPGQAFQYFFQGPQGNQQQLREFFEKFFGNLPQQQFQQRSLGSGFIIDTEGYIVTNYHVIKNADQVKVKLKSGKEYSAEIIGSDPPTDLALLKIDSDKKLPELELGNSDKMAIGQWVLAIGNPFGLEHTVTSGIISAKGRVIGAGPYDDFIQTDASINPGNSGGPLLNMKGEVIGINTAILAAGEGIGFAVPSSMAKDIVAQLKESGEVTRGWLGVGIQSLDKDLKAYYDVDHGVLVTRVFKGDPADKAGLKPNDIIISVNGKKVDSARELSNKISNLSVGEKAKIKVYRDGDTKTLTVEIAKRDEAALHGKGAKEDKESANMGIAIANITPQLAEKLNINQDAGVIVVDVKAGSKADKAGIQKNDIITEIKHKSVSSVADCQKIIKNVEEGDKVQFLIKRPRRGLVVVTLTK
- a CDS encoding DMT family transporter, translating into MKNLFYLALITLAEATIGVFVKLAGDAIPVFTLNCYRVGFAFLFLLATVPFIKRDFWEMDRDDIKPLFFIGLFIALQISLFNIAMTLAPIANVVIFWSVAPFFVFIFSWFFLKEKARKSHILIFIIALAGIFIAKPLKGTANLGNAIALCSGLTYAAMVTYMRYEGRDESPSMVVWYMAVATLLLSPALFIFGPGEVFLMKSYPAIGVNLPIMLWVMCLGVFSTGVAYLFISLVLQHISANVYSLVDIIVSPVVAAAFGYLVFNEVPSINLIFGGILLLASGFWLSWDMQNRERT